The Paraburkholderia sp. ZP32-5 genome includes a window with the following:
- the mreD gene encoding rod shape-determining protein MreD has protein sequence MNRPQYILQPVNPYFITFSLAAAFLLNLMPWGRLAGVPDFVALVLLFWNVHQPRKVGMGIAFLLGLLMDVHNASLLGEHALAYTLLSYGAITIHRRVLWMSLGVQTFAVMPLLVVAQLVPFVIRLLTGAAFPGWSYLIDGFVEAALWPVASVLLLMPQRRPADPDDTRPI, from the coding sequence ATGAACCGTCCGCAATACATCCTGCAACCGGTCAACCCGTATTTCATCACCTTCAGCCTCGCCGCCGCGTTCCTGCTGAACCTGATGCCGTGGGGGCGTTTGGCCGGCGTGCCCGATTTCGTCGCGCTCGTGCTGCTGTTCTGGAACGTGCATCAGCCGCGCAAGGTCGGCATGGGCATCGCGTTTCTGCTCGGTCTGTTGATGGACGTGCACAATGCGAGCCTGCTCGGCGAGCACGCGCTCGCGTACACGCTACTGTCGTACGGCGCGATCACGATCCATCGCCGCGTACTGTGGATGTCGCTAGGCGTGCAGACATTCGCGGTGATGCCGTTGCTGGTCGTCGCGCAACTGGTGCCGTTCGTGATCCGTCTGCTGACCGGCGCGGCGTTTCCGGGTTGGAGTTATCTGATCGACGGTTTCGTCGAAGCCGCGCTGTGGCCGGTTGCAAGCGTGCTGCTGTTGATGCCGCAGCGCCGCCCCGCCGACCCGGACGACACGCGGCCTATTTGA
- the mreC gene encoding rod shape-determining protein MreC: MEYSPPPLFKQGPSALARLVFFVVLAIALLISDARFRTLEIVRGVLGAGLYPLQRAALVPRDFFMGAADLAVTSATLRDENAKLRAKDLQLSLQANTAASLAAENGHLRALLQLSQHLTTQSMPAEIQYDTRDPFTQKVVIGRGAQQGILNGSPVLNEDGVIGQVTRVFPLQAEVTLLTDKDQAVPVEILRTGLRSVIYGTPKGDALDLRFVPISADVQAGDELVTSGLDGVYPPGLPVAKVVRVDKQADTAFARVVCQPVAAVRGARQLLVLHVVNDIPPRPAEEPDAATVAKEAKAKKGGKTADSKGAADKSAPKAGDKNAADKSVGDKAATDKPAAKAAEKTPAKSAGADKKTDKQAEKQADKKADKPAAAKTAKPQAAPGAQQ, from the coding sequence ATGGAATACAGTCCGCCGCCCCTGTTCAAGCAAGGTCCGTCGGCCCTCGCACGACTGGTGTTCTTCGTCGTGCTGGCGATCGCCCTGCTGATCTCCGATGCCCGCTTCCGGACGCTTGAGATCGTCCGCGGCGTGCTCGGCGCGGGTCTCTATCCGTTGCAGCGCGCGGCGCTCGTACCGCGCGATTTTTTTATGGGCGCCGCCGATCTCGCCGTGACCAGCGCCACGCTGCGCGACGAAAACGCCAAGCTGCGCGCAAAAGATCTGCAACTGTCGCTGCAAGCCAATACGGCCGCGTCGCTCGCCGCCGAAAACGGCCATCTGCGCGCGCTGCTGCAACTGTCGCAACACCTGACCACCCAATCGATGCCCGCCGAAATCCAGTACGACACGCGTGATCCGTTCACGCAAAAGGTCGTGATTGGGCGTGGCGCGCAACAGGGCATCCTGAACGGCTCGCCGGTTCTCAACGAAGATGGCGTGATCGGCCAGGTCACGCGCGTGTTTCCGCTGCAGGCCGAAGTCACGCTGCTCACGGACAAGGACCAGGCAGTACCGGTCGAAATCCTGCGCACCGGTTTGCGCAGCGTGATTTACGGCACGCCGAAGGGCGACGCGCTCGATCTGCGCTTCGTGCCGATCAGCGCCGACGTGCAGGCCGGCGACGAACTCGTCACGAGCGGACTCGACGGCGTGTATCCGCCGGGGCTGCCGGTCGCGAAGGTCGTGCGCGTCGACAAGCAGGCCGATACCGCATTCGCGCGCGTGGTCTGTCAGCCCGTCGCGGCGGTGCGCGGCGCGCGTCAGTTGCTCGTGCTGCATGTCGTCAACGACATACCGCCGCGTCCGGCCGAAGAGCCCGATGCGGCGACGGTCGCGAAGGAAGCGAAAGCGAAGAAGGGCGGCAAGACAGCGGACAGCAAGGGCGCGGCGGATAAATCCGCGCCCAAGGCCGGCGACAAGAACGCGGCTGACAAGAGCGTGGGCGACAAAGCCGCCACCGACAAACCCGCCGCAAAGGCGGCGGAGAAAACGCCCGCCAAATCCGCCGGCGCTGACAAAAAGACCGACAAGCAGGCTGAGAAGCAAGCCGACAAAAAGGCCGACAAGCCCGCCGCCGCGAAAACCGCGAAGCCGCAAGCCGCGCCGGGGGCTCAGCAATGA